One window from the genome of Salisaeta longa DSM 21114 encodes:
- a CDS encoding efflux RND transporter permease subunit, with amino-acid sequence MAQTNGLAATIARGFINSKLTPLLMAAFLGIGLYSAWLTPKEEDPQIEVPMADIAVRYPGATPQEVQRRVAAPLERLVSNIAGVEYVYATSMPGQALVSVRFYVGAPSEQSMVKLYEEMLKHMDQMPPGASMPLIQSRAVDDVPVLTLTLHSDDPNYHSYQLRRIAHEMATDLKTINGVAAVNVHGGHKRALNVTLDPNRLAAYHLDPVSIAQQIQAANRQTDAGTFEHGDTSFLVETGAFLSSAKEVRNLVVGMHQGSPVYLKQVATVRDGPGEPSQYVAFGYGAGHATHVTDHEAPTATQAQPNPTHGGLQPAVTIAVAKRSGQDAMTIAEQALDKLAVMQSTLVPDEVTVTTTRNYGESASDKVSELLLHLLMAIAAVTLIVALAMGWRGGLVVFLSVPISFALTLFVYYFFGYTLNRITLFALIFVTGIVVDDSIIVAENMERHFQMKRLPKFQSALVAINEVGNPTILATLTVIAAVLPMAFVSGLMGPYMSPMPIGASMAMTFSLIVALIITPYLAYRLIASHSAEEEGEPSDYSLEDTAIYRTYAATIEPLLNSSWKRWTFIGVTAALLLGSISLFYFRAVTVKMLPYDDQNEFQVIVDMPEGTTLERTNAVLRELAAYLTSQPEVTNVQTYAGDAAPVNLNGLVRHYDMRSAPHQGDIQVNLVPAHSRAEQSHAIAKRMRGPLQNIGAPYEANIKVAEVPPGPPVRATLVAEIYGPNFETQLALADSVKQVFEATKGVVDVDWRVEADQTKYTFTINKEKAMRAGIPAARIAQTMRLALGGQEVTTMHLPEEREPVSVHMQLSQENRSSLADLKNLRVRAGGNAVLALADLVTIDKTVRAKHIDRKNQQRVVYVMGNVAGAIESPVYAILDMEERLNAIETPKGYSLSQLYTDQPFASNDYALKWDGEWRITYKVFRDLGIAFAIVLLIIYILIVGWFQDFMVPLVMMVAIPLSLIGIVLGHWLLGAFFTATSMIGFIALAGIMVRNSVLLIDFINLRLADDVPLRQAVVEAGAVRTRPILLTAGTVVIGAVVILFDPVFQGLAISLMGGSIASTALTLLIVPLIYFMIRKELADTTLVSGPTNGMSAEAPSSDGDNAPAAPSEDAPGVDDEE; translated from the coding sequence ATGGCTCAAACAAACGGTCTTGCTGCTACGATTGCCCGCGGCTTCATCAACTCTAAGCTAACGCCTTTGTTAATGGCCGCCTTCTTGGGGATCGGTCTATACAGCGCGTGGCTTACGCCAAAGGAGGAAGATCCGCAAATTGAGGTTCCAATGGCGGACATAGCAGTGCGCTACCCGGGGGCTACCCCGCAGGAGGTGCAGCGGCGCGTAGCGGCCCCCCTTGAACGTCTGGTTTCCAACATCGCTGGGGTCGAGTATGTCTACGCAACGTCGATGCCCGGCCAGGCGCTCGTGTCTGTGCGATTTTATGTGGGCGCGCCTTCCGAGCAGAGCATGGTGAAGCTCTATGAGGAGATGCTCAAGCACATGGACCAGATGCCGCCCGGTGCCAGCATGCCGCTCATTCAGTCGCGCGCGGTGGACGATGTGCCGGTGCTCACGCTTACGCTCCACAGTGATGATCCCAACTACCACAGCTACCAGCTGCGCCGCATCGCCCATGAGATGGCGACAGACCTAAAGACAATCAACGGCGTAGCGGCCGTGAACGTGCACGGAGGCCATAAGCGTGCCTTAAACGTTACGCTCGACCCAAACCGTCTCGCGGCCTACCACCTCGATCCGGTATCCATCGCCCAGCAGATACAAGCGGCTAACCGTCAGACCGATGCAGGCACTTTTGAGCATGGCGACACGTCGTTCCTTGTAGAGACGGGCGCATTTCTTTCCTCTGCTAAGGAAGTCCGCAATCTTGTAGTAGGCATGCACCAGGGGAGCCCCGTTTACTTGAAGCAGGTAGCCACTGTACGCGACGGGCCCGGCGAACCCAGCCAATACGTGGCTTTTGGCTATGGCGCAGGCCACGCCACGCATGTAACAGATCATGAAGCGCCTACTGCTACACAGGCGCAGCCGAACCCAACGCATGGCGGACTCCAGCCAGCGGTCACTATTGCCGTTGCCAAACGGAGCGGGCAGGATGCCATGACCATTGCCGAGCAAGCACTCGACAAACTGGCGGTCATGCAATCGACGCTTGTGCCCGATGAAGTAACAGTGACGACCACGCGCAACTACGGTGAGTCTGCCTCCGATAAGGTAAGCGAGCTGTTGCTACACTTGCTCATGGCCATTGCAGCGGTAACGCTTATCGTTGCGCTGGCGATGGGCTGGCGGGGCGGCCTCGTTGTGTTCCTGTCGGTCCCTATCAGCTTCGCCCTCACCCTGTTCGTGTACTACTTTTTTGGCTACACGCTCAACCGGATTACGCTGTTCGCGCTCATTTTCGTGACCGGTATCGTGGTGGATGACTCCATTATTGTTGCGGAGAACATGGAGCGTCACTTCCAGATGAAGCGGTTGCCTAAGTTCCAATCGGCGCTGGTTGCAATCAATGAGGTGGGCAACCCGACTATCTTAGCCACGCTCACTGTGATTGCCGCCGTTTTGCCCATGGCCTTCGTCTCGGGCCTTATGGGACCATACATGAGCCCGATGCCCATTGGGGCATCCATGGCCATGACGTTCTCGCTGATCGTGGCACTAATTATCACCCCATATCTCGCATATCGCCTCATCGCGAGCCATAGTGCGGAAGAGGAGGGAGAACCGTCGGACTACAGCCTTGAGGACACCGCTATCTATCGCACCTATGCAGCCACCATCGAACCGCTGCTCAACAGCTCATGGAAGCGGTGGACGTTTATTGGCGTGACGGCCGCGTTGCTTCTTGGCTCCATATCGCTTTTCTACTTCCGTGCAGTTACGGTCAAGATGCTGCCGTATGACGACCAAAACGAGTTTCAGGTTATTGTGGACATGCCCGAGGGCACTACGCTAGAGCGCACCAACGCTGTGCTCCGTGAGCTTGCTGCGTACCTAACCAGCCAGCCTGAGGTAACCAACGTGCAGACGTATGCCGGCGATGCAGCGCCGGTCAACCTCAACGGTCTTGTGCGGCACTACGACATGCGCTCGGCACCGCACCAAGGGGATATTCAGGTGAACTTAGTGCCTGCGCACAGCCGTGCGGAGCAAAGCCATGCCATTGCAAAGCGCATGCGCGGGCCGCTTCAAAACATTGGTGCCCCTTACGAGGCTAACATTAAGGTGGCAGAGGTGCCCCCCGGCCCGCCCGTTCGTGCAACGCTTGTCGCTGAGATTTACGGGCCTAATTTCGAGACGCAGCTTGCATTGGCCGACAGCGTCAAACAAGTGTTTGAGGCCACGAAGGGGGTGGTGGATGTTGATTGGCGCGTAGAAGCCGATCAAACGAAGTACACGTTTACGATAAACAAGGAGAAGGCGATGCGCGCCGGCATCCCGGCTGCCCGCATAGCACAGACGATGCGGCTGGCCCTTGGGGGCCAAGAGGTTACCACAATGCACCTGCCCGAAGAGCGTGAGCCGGTTAGCGTGCATATGCAACTGAGCCAAGAAAACCGCTCCAGCTTGGCTGATCTTAAGAATCTACGCGTGAGGGCAGGAGGCAACGCTGTGCTTGCTCTTGCTGACCTTGTCACGATCGACAAAACGGTGCGCGCCAAACACATCGACCGAAAAAACCAACAGCGTGTCGTTTATGTGATGGGCAACGTGGCAGGCGCCATTGAGAGCCCCGTCTATGCCATACTCGATATGGAAGAGCGACTGAATGCTATCGAGACACCGAAAGGCTACTCGCTTAGCCAGCTCTACACTGACCAGCCCTTTGCTTCCAACGACTACGCACTGAAATGGGATGGCGAGTGGCGTATTACGTACAAGGTCTTTCGCGACCTCGGCATCGCCTTCGCTATCGTGTTGCTCATCATCTATATTTTGATAGTTGGTTGGTTTCAAGATTTCATGGTGCCGCTTGTGATGATGGTTGCCATCCCGCTTTCGCTTATCGGTATTGTGCTTGGGCATTGGCTACTCGGGGCCTTTTTCACGGCCACGTCTATGATTGGCTTTATTGCCCTAGCTGGCATCATGGTACGGAATTCCGTCCTGCTCATCGACTTCATCAACCTGCGGCTGGCCGATGACGTGCCATTGCGACAGGCGGTGGTGGAGGCTGGAGCTGTACGCACGCGCCCCATCCTTCTGACGGCTGGCACTGTGGTCATCGGCGCTGTGGTCATCCTTTTTGATCCGGTCTTCCAGGGCCTTGCAATCTCGCTGATGGGCGGTTCTATCGCTTCTACTGCGCTGACGCTCCTTATTGTACCGCTCATTTACTTCATGATACGGAAGGAACTGGCAGATACTACACTTGTCAGCGGGCCCACGAACGGCATGTCGGCAGAGGCTCCATCGTCCGATGGAGACAACGCCCCTGCCGCTCCATCGGAAGACGCACCAGGTGTGGACGACGAAGAATGA
- a CDS encoding HIT family protein, with the protein MNRLWSPWRAAYVADANTSTDRPEAPSVFAAIAADDADEDNLVLWRGEHVFVVMNRYPYNNGHLLIVPYRVVAAYDALTTAEQRALAAATDRCIRWLRTALQPDGFNVGMNLGRAAGAGIPDHLHRHVLPRWAGDTNFMTATSETRVLPESLRDTYQRLRAAIDAEDTSDGASSPTAS; encoded by the coding sequence ATGAATCGACTGTGGAGTCCGTGGCGCGCCGCCTACGTGGCCGATGCGAACACCTCAACCGACCGCCCCGAGGCGCCATCGGTGTTTGCGGCCATCGCGGCCGACGATGCCGACGAGGACAACCTGGTGCTGTGGCGCGGCGAGCATGTGTTTGTCGTCATGAACCGCTATCCGTACAACAACGGCCACTTGCTCATCGTGCCGTACCGGGTAGTGGCTGCGTACGATGCGCTGACGACGGCCGAGCAGCGGGCGCTTGCGGCGGCCACCGATCGGTGCATCCGCTGGCTGCGCACGGCGCTTCAGCCCGATGGCTTTAACGTGGGCATGAACCTGGGCCGCGCGGCGGGCGCGGGCATCCCGGACCACCTGCACCGGCATGTGCTGCCGCGTTGGGCGGGCGATACCAACTTCATGACGGCGACCAGCGAGACGCGGGTGCTGCCCGAGTCGCTCCGCGATACCTATCAGCGGCTGCGAGCGGCTATCGACGCTGAGGATACGTCCGACGGAGCCTCGTCGCCCACTGCTTCGTAA
- the ribH gene encoding 6,7-dimethyl-8-ribityllumazine synthase — protein MPRFIEGSLVAGDARFAIVVSRFNEFITEQLLDGALQALKRHGADTEETPVVWCPGALELPVAARRLAQSGAYDAIIGLGAVIRGATTHYDYVCSGAASGLQRAALDTEVPVIFGVITTETIEQAIERAGTKAGNKGADAACAAIEMAHVMRQLPTA, from the coding sequence ATGCCGCGTTTCATCGAAGGATCGCTCGTGGCTGGCGACGCCCGCTTTGCGATTGTCGTTAGCCGCTTCAACGAATTTATCACCGAGCAGCTGCTCGACGGCGCGTTGCAGGCGCTCAAGCGGCACGGCGCCGACACCGAGGAGACGCCCGTGGTGTGGTGCCCCGGCGCGCTCGAGCTGCCCGTGGCGGCGCGTCGCCTCGCGCAGAGCGGAGCGTACGACGCCATCATTGGGCTGGGGGCCGTCATCCGCGGGGCCACCACGCACTACGACTACGTGTGCTCCGGCGCGGCCAGCGGGTTGCAGCGGGCCGCCCTCGACACCGAGGTGCCCGTCATCTTTGGCGTGATCACCACCGAAACCATTGAGCAAGCCATCGAGCGGGCCGGCACCAAGGCCGGCAACAAAGGCGCCGACGCAGCCTGCGCGGCCATCGAGATGGCCCACGTGATGCGGCAGCTCCCCACGGCCTAA
- a CDS encoding efflux RND transporter periplasmic adaptor subunit, whose translation MPTVFRYSRPVLVALTLGLMTTLTACSTDTAIPDSSADAPIPVDVIAATATAQQQMLRYTGTIQGAQRVPLSTKLMGIVTELNVETGDRVRKGQTLVRVRSENLEAQKRQVNARLQGARAALQNAKINFERIQRLYKQKSATKKAFDDAQTAYERARAQVEALNGQLAEINEMLAYATVDAPITGYVVDKRTEEGALAVPGQPLLVVETLDALKAVVQVPEADINRFATGDSVTVEVGAAGNVARRGVVTQIDPAGNYASRQFKVQVRLLRQNMGALKSGMYAQVLHPSGVEQTLTVPEEALVTRGQLTGLFVVKDSTALLRWIRTGEQRGNRIEVLSGLRQGERYITSISGRMRDGQPVRPR comes from the coding sequence ATGCCTACGGTTTTCCGCTATTCCCGCCCTGTGCTCGTTGCGCTTACCCTTGGCCTCATGACCACCCTCACGGCCTGCAGCACCGACACGGCCATTCCCGACTCTTCCGCGGATGCGCCCATACCTGTCGATGTCATTGCTGCAACGGCAACGGCGCAGCAGCAGATGCTTCGTTACACGGGTACCATTCAGGGGGCACAGCGTGTACCCTTGTCCACCAAATTAATGGGTATCGTTACGGAACTCAACGTTGAAACGGGCGATCGTGTGCGCAAAGGCCAAACCCTGGTGCGCGTACGAAGCGAGAATCTTGAGGCGCAAAAGCGGCAGGTGAACGCTCGACTGCAGGGAGCGCGGGCCGCGCTCCAGAATGCAAAAATCAACTTTGAACGCATTCAGAGGCTGTACAAGCAGAAAAGCGCCACGAAAAAAGCATTTGACGATGCGCAAACGGCCTATGAACGTGCTAGAGCGCAGGTTGAGGCTTTGAACGGCCAACTCGCCGAGATCAATGAGATGCTCGCGTATGCGACCGTCGATGCGCCCATCACCGGGTATGTGGTAGACAAGCGCACCGAGGAGGGCGCGCTAGCCGTCCCCGGGCAACCACTTCTGGTTGTTGAGACGCTGGATGCGCTCAAAGCGGTGGTGCAGGTACCTGAGGCCGACATCAATCGCTTCGCTACGGGCGACTCGGTAACAGTCGAAGTGGGTGCAGCGGGCAATGTAGCACGCCGCGGTGTCGTCACGCAAATTGATCCGGCCGGCAACTATGCAAGTCGACAGTTTAAGGTACAGGTGCGCCTACTGCGTCAAAACATGGGCGCCCTAAAGTCTGGCATGTACGCACAAGTGCTCCATCCATCTGGTGTGGAGCAGACGCTCACTGTGCCAGAGGAAGCACTTGTTACGCGCGGCCAACTTACAGGGCTCTTTGTCGTGAAGGACAGCACGGCCTTGCTTCGTTGGATCCGTACAGGCGAGCAGCGCGGCAACCGTATCGAAGTGCTGTCGGGCCTGCGCCAGGGCGAGCGCTACATTACCAGTATTAGCGGACGCATGCGCGACGGCCAGCCGGTTCGTCCGCGATGA
- a CDS encoding DUF433 domain-containing protein has protein sequence MNWQEHIVSTPDVLKGKPRLKGTRLPVSLILGYLANGTTTEDLQRESPDLEPEDVAACLSYARDLSEFEVAV, from the coding sequence ATGAACTGGCAAGAACACATCGTCAGCACACCTGACGTACTGAAGGGAAAGCCACGCCTAAAAGGCACACGCCTTCCCGTGAGCCTCATTCTGGGCTACCTCGCCAACGGCACCACGACGGAAGACCTCCAGCGGGAGTCTCCCGATTTAGAACCGGAAGACGTAGCGGCATGCCTGAGCTATGCGCGGGATCTTTCAGAGTTTGAGGTGGCGGTGTAA
- a CDS encoding TolC family protein, whose amino-acid sequence MVGTMIKRHRYCSSLFSIRHLLGRLLVVGMLVCISAPVATAQPFAPTSDTSEPLSLSLSDALSRAQSESFAVRSARAQEQAARAQKRQSLAVFLPRLTAAEQFGTTTDPVNAFGFKLKQERFTQQDFQVGALNNPQRTDNFATTLEVEQPLLNIDGFFARRAAAAGARAARQRTERTQAVVAFRVKKSYYRVVLTERQLAVIDAALRAARANVKQAQALFDEGMINRADLLAARVRVLALENQRSSVRARRRNVADRLRLLLGIRDDVQIAPTDSLVQEGVAIPPIDIHAVNQRRSDMDALRYRADAAREQVRARWLAFVPKLNARGTYGWYDDTPLGTHGASYTIGASLSWSLFEGYRQVGRAQQAGAELQHAEISLQQQALRNEVDILAARRTIETARERIAQARQAVEQAKESLRIRTDRYAEGMARTTDVLQAEATLAERRLALLRALYQHNVAVYRLELLIEQPLTNN is encoded by the coding sequence ATGGTTGGCACGATGATAAAGCGACACCGTTACTGCTCATCGCTTTTCTCTATACGGCATCTTTTGGGACGGCTTTTGGTCGTGGGGATGCTCGTATGCATCAGCGCACCGGTAGCGACCGCCCAGCCCTTCGCACCAACGTCAGATACTTCGGAGCCTCTTTCGTTGTCGCTTAGTGACGCCCTATCGCGGGCCCAGTCCGAAAGTTTTGCTGTGCGGAGTGCGAGAGCCCAGGAGCAGGCGGCCCGCGCGCAGAAGCGACAATCTCTAGCCGTCTTCCTCCCGCGCCTAACGGCTGCCGAGCAATTTGGGACGACCACCGACCCCGTCAATGCATTTGGATTCAAGCTGAAGCAAGAGCGATTTACACAGCAGGACTTTCAAGTTGGGGCGCTCAATAACCCGCAACGTACTGACAATTTTGCAACAACGTTGGAAGTTGAGCAACCCCTCCTTAACATCGATGGCTTCTTTGCACGACGAGCTGCGGCAGCAGGCGCACGCGCAGCACGCCAGAGAACAGAGCGCACACAGGCTGTTGTCGCGTTTCGTGTAAAGAAAAGCTACTACCGAGTGGTGCTTACTGAGCGGCAGTTGGCCGTTATCGATGCGGCGCTTCGTGCCGCTCGCGCTAATGTCAAGCAGGCGCAGGCTCTCTTTGATGAGGGGATGATCAACCGGGCCGATCTCTTGGCAGCACGTGTCCGTGTGCTGGCCCTAGAAAACCAGCGTTCGTCCGTGCGCGCCCGGCGTCGCAACGTGGCCGATCGGCTGCGTCTGTTGTTGGGCATCCGTGACGATGTGCAGATTGCTCCCACAGACTCACTTGTACAAGAGGGCGTAGCGATTCCTCCCATTGACATACACGCCGTCAACCAGCGCCGCTCAGACATGGACGCGCTGCGCTACCGAGCCGACGCGGCACGCGAGCAGGTGCGCGCCCGTTGGCTGGCCTTCGTACCTAAGCTAAATGCTCGCGGCACCTACGGCTGGTACGACGACACGCCCTTGGGTACGCATGGTGCCAGCTACACGATAGGGGCCTCGCTGTCGTGGAGCCTATTTGAAGGCTACCGGCAGGTGGGTCGGGCACAACAAGCCGGGGCCGAGTTGCAACATGCCGAAATTAGCCTGCAGCAGCAAGCGCTGCGAAATGAAGTAGACATTCTGGCAGCACGGCGAACTATAGAAACGGCGCGTGAACGAATTGCGCAGGCGCGCCAAGCTGTAGAGCAGGCAAAAGAGAGCCTCCGCATCCGTACCGATCGCTACGCCGAGGGAATGGCTCGCACCACCGATGTCCTTCAGGCCGAGGCAACGCTCGCCGAACGACGGCTGGCTCTTTTACGAGCGCTCTATCAGCATAACGTGGCCGTCTACCGCCTAGAGCTTCTCATCGAGCAGCCCCTAACCAACAACTAA
- a CDS encoding PHP domain-containing protein encodes MYADLHLHTHCSDGRDAPGAVVAALARTGLAALAITDHDTFAGVEAAQQAATQAGLKFCTGVELSVTVDGTGVHLLAYGCAPQHPAMQAHLDAYRTTRETRLHAILERLNAHDIPLTMDDVRAATTPVPDVWGRPHVARALVAGGWVATEDDAFREWLREGRPAYVANPGVPAAGALERVHAAGGVGVLAHPGHWTSTATIQALIDAGLDGLEVMHPSHEPYLVRYYRQLADRHGLLQTGGSDDHGEPAHEARRGRYGISRQHWERLCEAIA; translated from the coding sequence ATGTACGCCGATTTGCACCTGCACACCCACTGCTCCGACGGCCGCGACGCGCCCGGCGCGGTGGTTGCAGCGCTCGCCCGCACCGGACTCGCGGCGCTCGCCATCACCGACCACGACACCTTTGCGGGCGTCGAGGCTGCGCAACAAGCCGCCACGCAGGCCGGACTCAAGTTTTGCACCGGCGTAGAGCTCAGCGTTACGGTCGACGGCACCGGCGTGCACCTGCTCGCCTACGGATGTGCGCCGCAGCACCCCGCCATGCAGGCGCACCTCGACGCCTACCGCACAACACGCGAAACCCGGCTACACGCCATCCTGGAGCGCCTCAACGCCCACGACATTCCGCTGACCATGGACGACGTGCGAGCCGCGACCACGCCCGTGCCCGACGTATGGGGGCGGCCGCACGTGGCCCGCGCGCTGGTGGCCGGCGGCTGGGTGGCCACCGAAGACGACGCGTTTCGCGAGTGGCTGCGTGAGGGGCGGCCGGCCTACGTCGCCAACCCCGGCGTGCCGGCCGCCGGCGCCCTGGAGCGCGTGCACGCCGCCGGGGGCGTGGGCGTGTTGGCGCATCCGGGGCACTGGACCTCCACCGCCACCATCCAGGCCCTCATCGACGCCGGGCTCGACGGGCTGGAGGTGATGCATCCCTCGCACGAGCCGTACCTGGTGCGCTACTACCGCCAGCTGGCCGACCGCCACGGGCTGCTGCAGACCGGCGGTTCGGACGACCACGGGGAGCCCGCGCACGAAGCGCGCCGCGGGCGGTACGGGATTTCACGGCAGCACTGGGAACGACTGTGCGAAGCCATTGCGTAG